The proteins below are encoded in one region of Plasmodium cynomolgi strain B DNA, scaffold: 0118, whole genome shotgun sequence:
- a CDS encoding hypothetical protein (putative) — protein MVLFNYENIRLFPTFDEVYNINPEIYESKYNSECDYINELFDKEYNGRTFKTACIKIADFIQFYFSNENDSDDNIDACIYLNYVIHKEISDFNKSYDKTKEFYDKLIKKFEEKSFILRKYCKESIQHLDKNIYENVGKLYTLYSIFEKFKITYPQRKTVKKWINVFPYSKITHTIAVTILIVHFVTHC, from the exons atgGTATTATTTAAT tatgaaaatataagATTATTTCCTACATTTGATGAAGTTTACAATATAAATCCCGAAATATATGAATCTAAATATAATTCGGAATGCGACTATATTAATGAACTTTTCGATAAGGAATATAATGGCAGAACTTTTAAAACTGCCTGcataaaaattgcagattTTATACAGTTTTATTTCTCAAACGAAAATGACTCGGATGATAATATAGATgcttgtatatatttaaactATGTTATACATAAGGAAATCAGTGATTTTAATAAATCTTATGATAAAACTAAGGAATTTTACGACAAGTTGATaaagaaatttgaagaaaaatcattCATACTTCGTAAATATTGCAAGGAATCTATTCAACatttagataaaaatatatatgaaaatgtgGGAAAATTGTACACACTCTATtctatttttgaaaaattcaaaattacATATCCACAAAGAAAAACTGTGAAGAAATGGATAAATGTGTTTCCCTATTCAAAAATTACACACACGATTGCAGTGACTATATTA